The DNA sequence agaaaaccagacttttaatgaatttaaaagTTGGTAATAGtctctttaaatatttttatagtttctaccctcttttaaatataagttTGGGCCTAACTCTTAGAGTAACTCCAATCATGAAAAATCCTTGGCTAAAATGGGagtttatatatcaaaaataaaaaatatagataatctcCTGAAAGTATCACACTTCAACAATCCcccttaattataattatattcaagCTCATATGGATATTATATTTGGCGAACCTCTATAGACCAGTAAGAAATCTGTAGTAAGATTACACATAATTTTTTACCATATAgaagtgatatattctatttataacaatcaaaaaatattaatgagatactatttttaaactatAGCCTATTAGTATAACCAATACCGTcaaaactacaaattatacataatatcttatataTCCAATTCTATTAAATCCCGTTCGAGATGCTCTTATATATCAAATCTCAGATATTGTTTagtgttgtttttgttttgaataatttatttactacATATTTGAATAAAGAAAAATGGTTAACATAATATtctagaaaattttaataaaatatataaaaagagtcTGTAGTTGTTTTTCTTTTGGCACAAATTATCGGGTGTAgactttttttttatcacaattTCAGATAATAATATCAAGAAATATTACATGCGAAAAATATGATcgcaaaaaatattatataaatttacatgatatagtatttataaaaattttatctaaACAATATACACACTATATTGTCTATTATTACTTTTGTCTTTAATCCAAACCAATCGAAAAACCTCTACGAATCCGGAAAGATAATGTAGTATTataatgtaattttattatatataaaacccaaattaatataatataatttttaaaatagtacCAAATAATTGAAAAGGCCCCAAATATCACACTTTTACAGTTTAATGCCCTCAATAacagattttataaaaatggccCCAAATGTCATTTAATAACGTTTTATAAAGTTGTGTTGCACATATAAAGGAAAACCCTACTTCGTGTAGCATTTTCttgttttaaatatttctaatgCTATACGATATAGCGTTTTGATAATGAAAATATTACTAACGCTAAACGATTTAGCATTTTCGTTATTAGATATAAACTCCTCCGCCAGTTGCAAACGATAATTCGACGAAGTGAGCTGTTTATTTAGTTGTCTGGCCAAACAACCATATTGCATAAATATTTGTACGAGATTTCAGTCAAGCAAATTCAGCTTGCCATGGATTTTGATGTATGTTTAGTATTTGTTAAGATGTTGATATATGTTTTATgtattgaatttttatatatatgctatGTGTATGCTATGTATTCGTTGAAATGTTTGTATGAATGTTTATACTACATATGTCTATACTGATGAGGATGAGAATCTATGGATTGAATCTGGCCTTCATCACTCTTATATTCATGTAAGAGCTTTCCGGTAGTTAGGTCCCAAAGCTGCCACAAAAGTGATTTGTTTAGAAATCACTAAGCGGGTTTAGGTGCTATAGGTACCTTCTATCCTGAACAACAGCTTGGTAAAATTGTGGTGGCTCGGAGTCGCTGCAAAATGTGATGCGTGTgaggaaataataaaaatatcaattgTTTAGCATCTTGTGAAGAATAATGATGCagtgttatattatttttgtgttaTGGGATATTCTAAAAGTGTACGACATTAATATAatcactaatattttatatctaGTTTAAAATCTTTATTTGCTATAAAATGTAGTAGCTATGAGATAATGACAATAGCTAGAAATATTGTATGCAATTTTTGATTCTTACATTTTGAATTTGGTTTATAAATCTTAGATTCTGAGTTTGATTTTTTATACTAGGAATATCTCTTACcctaaattttgtattttagtttattaATCCTCAAAACCTAGATTTATTTTTCCCTAATATAGATTGTGTATGTTTATGTGGGTTTTGTTATTAATTGTAGTGAATAGTGATGTCAACTGATTCTctcttaaaatctcaatccGTGAATGAGGCCACGAGGTAGAGGCTGCCTCTCAACCATCATCGACACAAGGGTTAGAATCTGCCCATATTGATTCGAATCCCAATCCCGACTCTGAACCAGATGTAATTCTAATTGAAGAAtataagaaagagaaagaagacAAGTAAAGGAGTGATGTTTGGAATCATTTTTCAAGGAAAAACATCGATGGTGCCACGAAAGCCGTTTGCAAGTATTGTAATAAACAAGTTAGGGGAGATTCGGGATGTGGAAGGTCACATTTAAGGAAGCACTTTTTGAGTAAGCATCATGACAAGGCGGGAGGCAGCATAAGACAACAACTTTTCACGagcaattttaacaaaaataatccAGAATTGTCCTCTTATAATTTCAATCATGATGCGTCAAATACGGAGCTTGAAAAAGCTATAGTTATACATGAATATCCACTGTCATTTGTCGAGCATGCTGGGTTCAAGAGGTGCTCGTCTTCACTTCAGCCATGGTTCAAGTTTCCATGTAGAAATACGATAAAAAATGAGATactaaaaatttatgaataCGAGAAATTGAAGATATTAAGCTTGCTAGAGGGTAATGTCAGCAGGTAGCCATCACTACAGACATGTGGACTGCAAGCAATCAAAAGAATGGTTATATGGAAATGACAACACATTTTATTGATGAGAACCGGACTTTGCAGAGTCGCATCATGAGGTACATTTCTATCCATGAGATAATGCAGGAGTATATGACTGTGGTTTACTGGTTTTTCTAAAACTCAGTCATCAGGCTTTAAGTTGTTAATATGGTTTTGTATTAATCAGTATTAGTGAATTTCCTAAGATAATAGTGTATAGTAATGCATTTCTCAATGCATTAGGAATACCTCAATTTGCAGGAGTCATATAATCTAGTCTCTAAAGTTGTTTTGTCCTTGATATCATTTCCTAGAACTTGTCATGTGGTATCAAGTTCCTACcaactttttataattaaaaatacctTTATTTCTTTGTTGCATTTCGAATCTGGTTTTGACTCATAGTTTTAGACTTTAGGTTAATATTTATGTACtggttttatttttcaattccaTAAGGTATAAACCGTGCAAGTAGAACGAATTAGCAGACGTTCGTTTCGTTCTGTTTTAGCTCCATTGCACAATATATAAGGCCCGAAATTTTAACTTTGAATGCAAAAATCTGCTTAAAAGACAAATAAGTTATTGGAGATTTTGAAGcagatttaaaaataagtaagtTCATAATAGAATGCTGATCTAGTAATGTTGATCTAGTAATGTTATTTGTTTCTTTGGGAATGTAAATGTTCAATTTACTGACTGGTGCGTGATGCCTTGGACATGATTCAGTAAATTAAATTATGCtagattttattttgttgcAATGCAAAACCAGTTTATAACAGCATAATATTCTCTTATGTCATTGTGTTACCTATCTGATGGTACATTTACCATTTCTGTAATCCGAGATTTTGAGGTCTGTTACTACTACAACTGCACAAGTTGTTTATTTAAGAATAATCTATTTTGTTACAGTGCACAATGAATAGAAGAGCTACACATGCCACATATTAAGATTATCTCAACAGTTTTATTCCTAAATTTCATGCAAATTTCCTGATCAGTAATGTGATTCTTTGTAGAAACTGCAAATTTGATGGCTATCTGTTTTAGGTTACTAACTTAGTTGAAATTTCCTGATCGGTAATGTGATTCTTTGTGGAAACTGCAAATTTGATGGCCAGAAAATAAAgatgtttaattatttaatttataccAATTTAGTGAGTTTATGTACTAAATGATGTGATTCATACCTTTTATAAGGTTTTTAGTTTTATGTAGTTTTAGGCCCTGCTCCGGAGTTTTTTTAAGagagaaagcaagtgaatgTAAGTGAAATCAAGTGAACTTTCACTTTCATCCTacttttggagtgaaactaTGTTATAATTGCATCCATTTTTACTTGCTTTCGTCCCTTTAAAAATCCCGGGAGCACAAACAGGAGTGAAAGTTATATAACTTTACTTCCTCTTCACTTGCTTTTCTCCCTGTTTATAACTTGAGAGTAGGGCATTACATTTTTTTAGGTAGTTTTTTATGTTTACAGGAATTTGTTTTGTTCTCTATTGGGTATTATTCGTTAGTTAgtttatatgttgatttttttgtttatagggTATTATTTAAAACAACGTTCAATGACTGAAAATGCTAGACGATtgggggtggcaatttcgggtaacgggtcgtgttcgtgtcagcaatcgggtcgatttcgggtcaagctaaaatcacttaaaattgaataaaaccaccaattgaagttattacaaatgaaattctcatttcgggtccatttcaggtctgtcgggtgattttcgggtcacttttgGGTTTTTGTCTTgataaatcgggtttcgggttgggtcgggttcgtgtcgggtttcgggtcgtgtctgatattgccaccaGTTTTGAGTTTCAAACGTTgtttaaattagttttttaatgttAACAAGATATTAATAGGGTTATTGATTTCATAAAACAAATTTAGTATAGCGTTATTaatcttataaattaaaaacaatttagtTTACATGATTCTACTTAGTGCGAACaatgttttaaaagtttttgtttttttaactaGTTTTGGGTTAGAAAGaacttgacaaaataaaaagtaattttacAAAATCGAGTTTGTGAAACATTAAAAAACTATGTTCAATAtaatgcaaaaataatttatgaaaacaTAATATGTATATTCAATTAgtgaaaaacaaatttataaaaacataaaacattacCTTAAAAAGCATTTCACTATTATAACGCTAGACGATATGTCGTTTTAACAGTAAAACGCAATTTAAAGTGACGTTTCTGCTTAAAACGGCACACGATCCACCGTTTgcgtttaattttttttaaaaaattaatctaaacGCTAGACGAAGTTGCGTTTTCACTTTAAATGTTATTACGTCTTGCATTTTCAACCCACACACATATACTGCCCAAAATCTATTGTCCAACAATCTTATTGAACACACTCAAACGCAGCCCTAAAACCTAAAATCAATACTAAACAATATATTGTCCATCATTTTTTGAGAAATTCGATACGACTTCGGGTTCGAAAGCTGGAAATATAATACTTgattggatatatatatatatatatatatatgtatatatatatgtatgtatatattgacGGTAATATAATCCAATCTCAATTAGAAGGTTTCATTTACGATAAACATGTTTCGAAGCATGTTAGACTAGATTTCACTAcgaattattataatttgtgtgttttattatatttaaaattgaagaTTGATAGTAGTAGGGTTGTTCACGAACCGAGTCGAATTTTGACCTAACAGAGtcgagttttaatttttttttgacgagCCCAGCTTTCTTATccaacaaaaattgtgttcgagctcgagctcgtttactaaCGAgtcgaacacgagcttgttcacgaacaaatacgagctgagccgagccagaaaaaaatcTGGTCAAACCGCTACTTGACTGTTAAACTAACAaagcaaataatttttattttttttgaaactttggttatttcactaaaatttatatatgctGACATCGATATGATTGGattgatgaaaaatattttaaaaaaatcaaaacactaaattaggattaaacactagttagcgctACTAGTCAAACCTCcacttgactgttaaaatagcgAGCCAAATAAAACTATTATTTCCCGAAACATTGGCTACATcactaaaacatataaatattgaaatccatacggttggatcaatgaaacatatttaaaaaaaaaaaaatcaaaacactgATTGAGGTTTAAACGCTAGTTAGCTATACTAGTCAACCCTCTATTTGACTGTCAAAATAGCAcaccaaataaaataattttttttaaaactttaattacatcatgaaaatttataaatgttgacatccatacggttggatcaatgaaaaatatttttgtaaaaatcaaaacactaatttaggattaaacactagttagtgGTACTAGTCAAACCTCcacttgactgttaaaatagcaaaccaaataaaattattttttttccaaaactttaattacatcactaaaatatataaatgctgACATCCATATGGTTGGATcgataaaacatattttttttaaaaatcaaaacactAATTCAGTATTAAACGATAGTTAGCAGTGCTAGTTAAACCTCTACTTGACTGTCAAGATAACAAACTAAATAAAAGTATTTTGCTTACAAACTTTAATTACATCACTAGAATATATAAATGTTGACATCCATACGGCTGGAtcgatgaaaaataatattaaaaaaaaaatcaaaacactaaTATAGTGAAGTCGAATTTGAGAATTGAAACtaaaataaacaaatcaaaatcacatcataatatagcacatatggcatgcaaattgatcgttggaagatgaaaaaaatatagtgaagccggattttaaaaatatattaccgtttgacgggaaaaatcaaatattgaagttaaattcatttttttgcCCAACCTAAGTAATTCCCCAGCCCAACCCAAAATATAACTGACTAACCCTAAATTTCTAAAACCAAACATTCCATACGTGACCACGCCTCTTCTTCTCAGTCTCCCTGAACAACTCGAACCTAGCTAAACACACAATCTAGTAATGGATCCttacaagaaaaagaaaagtattGAAATAATTCCTGAAAATGCTGAATTTGAGCTATCAAGAAGTCTGGGTGAAGATAGTCTTGGTGATGAATCTGAAGGCGATGGTGATGAATTTCATCGAGAGAAGCCTTAGTCTCAACAAGAGGAAGtttcaagaaaaagaaaaagtgtGGCCCTTGATAGTCAAGAATCCAATGAGGAGATTCCTTATCAGAAGCagcaaagaaaaaagaaagctCGTTGTTGGCCGTATTTGGATATTGTTAAAGAGAAAAATCAGGAGTGTGAAATATGTAAACtttgcaaaacaaaaaaaagaatgaaaaaaGGCGACAGTGGGTGCACAACAACGTTCAACAGACACGTGGATAATTGTTTGCACGGACGAACAAATCAAGTAGTCCTTCAATTTCAACCGAGCGGTACAAAATCATCCGAGGTAACAGTGAGTAATTTTACTTGTGATCATGCAGCGATGAGAAAAATGATTTCTCATTATATTTTGGCAAATGAATTACCATTTAGGCATGTAGAAAGTTTTATGTTTAATTTGGTGATGAGAACTGCTACCCCTTATTGGCAAAAGATTAGCATGCAAATGGTGAAAAAGGATTGTATTATTACTTTTGAAATTGAAAGTAATAAGTTAAAAGAAAGATTAATATTACAACTAATATGTGGACTTCGTCGCCTCAAAAACTTGGGTATATGGTTGTGACGGGTCATTGGATTGATGCTGATTGGAAGCTTAACATGACAGTCCTCAATTTTTGTAATGTCCCTCCCCCACATAGTGGTCTAGTAATTTCAGAGGCTTTATTTAAGTGTTTAAATATTGGGAAATCGTTGATAAAATTGGGACTTTGACTGTGGATAATGTTGCTGCAAATGATGTTGCCTTACGATATTTGAAACAAACATTTTGTGTTAGAAGGAAATTTAATATTGATGGGAAAATGTTTCATGCATGATGTTGTGCACATATGTTGAATTTATGTGTGCAAGATGGGTTAGTGCTGACTAAGGAAATTGTTGATAAAATTCGGGATGCAGTGAAATACGTGGCAGCCTCGGAATCTCGTAGGATTAAATTTGCTGAAATTTCCATGTCATTAGGCTTGAAATGTAAAAGGTTAATCTTGGATGCTTCAACTCGTTGGAATTCGACATATAACATGCTTTCATGTGCTATTGAGTTCAAAAATACTTTTTTGATATATTCTACATCTAATTCATGGTTTAAAGAGTATGTGCCAACTGATGATGATTGGGAAAGGGTTGAAAATATTTGTTCTTTCCTTGATGTGTTTTCTAATGTTACTAAAATAATTTCGGGTACTAGATATTCCACTTCGAACTTGTTTTTATCAGAAATCAGGAGAGTTAAGCAAGTAATAGATAAAAAGGCGGTTCACTTAAATGTGCATATTCGAACAATGGCTCGGACAATGGAATTAAAGTTTGAGAAATATTGTGGGGAAACTAATTTGATCATGTCTATAGGTGCCGTCATGGACCCAATGTTTAAAATGAAGCTTCCAACATTTTGTTTTCCCACCCTTTACCCAATTGCACATGATTCCGAAAGAAGTTTGAGTTGTTTGACGAATGCCTTGACTGagttgtactcagaatattgcAAAGAAGCAAAAGATGCTGGTAAAGAGAGGACCGAGTCAAGTGTATCTTCATCTGATGCTAATTTCTTTAGTGCACCACGTGAAACACCACAAGGAATAAATGATTTTGAGAGCTTCATTCGAGAGACTGGTGGTATTCTTGAGCCCACAAAGTCGCAATTAGAAGAGTATTTGAGTGAGAAAATTCTGCCTTCAAGTTCAAAATTTGATGTTCTAGGCTGGTGGAAAGAAAACTCTACAAATTTCCATACTTTATTTAAAATGGCATCTGATGTGTTAAGTATTCCTATTAGCACTATGGCTTCTGAGTCGACTTTTAGCGCTGGGAGTAAAGTTATTGAACCTCACCGATCTTGTTTAAAAGCTGAGACAGTTGAAGTGCTGCTGTGCGGAGCTGATTGGGTGCGTGAACTttatgacttgaaaaagtccaAATAGGTATTAATTTAACCAGCCTCTGATTTCTTGTTTATGACTTCCTGTTTACTTCTTGTTTATAGTCTTCTGTGTGAATCTGGAAGCCGTACTTATTGTAAGATTGAGTTGAAGTCTTCTGCATAACATTGCTTAAATGGATTTGCAAGTCTTCTGCATAACAACTGCTAATGTGCTGCACacattgattttttaattttgtattgtaAAGAGTTTTTTTGTTGGTTGAAAATGTTGATCCTTGACTATATACTGCACACATTCCCCACTCCCCCATCTATTTTGTAAAGGATTCTGTACTTGTTTTGTTGTGATTGGCTATTGCATGTCGCTACGCTAGctacaattttttattcttgCCGAACATTTTATATGTTGCTATCTTGATCTGTGTTCTGTGTACCTGTGCTGTGTTGGTTCAAAGACACATCATGTTTTGATTTAAATACAGAATCTCTTTTGCATAACAATAAGTCTGTAATAGGATTAGATGGCTGAAATGTGTTTTTCTGTGGAATTTGTTAAGTTGTGTTgcaaataattgtttgttggATTGTAGTCCTAATCAGCGGTAATTAAGCTATACTTTGTGGTTgtgatgaaaatatatatatgaaagaactaatcacaacttatttttttaaatgttttcaggaagaagaaaaagatattGTGATCCATTTAGATTAAAGTATGGAAGATGGAAATTGCGCTTTAACCGTAAGTATTCGCACTTGATCTAATTTATTTGATGCATATTTCCAGCTATTGGTTTGGAAACTAAAAAACATGCCCACAAGCTAAATCAGACAAATTGTAATATCACCCCTAACTTAGACCTCTTTAATTGCTTTTCACTTGCTTTTTACGCAACTCTCTCAGACCTGCTGTACATATGATACATCAATGGACACATTATTCTTCTTGCAATATCTTTGTGATTTTCTTTTTGCCTGTTCAGAACTGATAtgttttcttctttattttgtaGTATTTCGAAATGAATCCAGTAAACTATGACAACTATGGGCAGATTGGCCATTTAGAATACTGTTTTCGGGTTGCTGAAAAGATAATGAAAAGATAATGAAGCACTGAAGAACTGATGTAAAGTATTAGAAGTACTAAAATAAGATAGACTTATGCAGCCAATAAACTGTTCTAtgcaatatattaaaaaaattccatCAACTCTGATGTGTAATTATACTTTTGATTCATGGTTTTAGCATAAAAGCAATTTCAGCAATTTAGTTAATTGAGAATGTACTTGctatttggtttgtatttaatttCAGCTGCCTATGTTTGTTGGGTTTATTATCTaaacatttttattttgttttgaatttgaATAAAGTA is a window from the Daucus carota subsp. sativus chromosome 8, DH1 v3.0, whole genome shotgun sequence genome containing:
- the LOC108198162 gene encoding zinc finger BED domain-containing protein RICESLEEPER 2-like translates to MDPYKKKKSIEIIPENAEFELSRSLGEDSLGDESEGDDGLVLTKEIVDKIRDAVKYVAASESRRIKFAEISMSLGLKCKRLILDASTRWNSTYNMLSCAIEFKNTFLIYSTSNSWFKEYVPTDDDWERVENICSFLDVFSNVTKIISGTRYSTSNLFLSEIRRVKQVIDKKAVHLNVHIRTMARTMELKFEKYCGETNLIMSIGAVMDPMFKMKLPTFCFPTLYPIAHDSERSLSCLTNALTELYSEYCKEAKDAGKERTESSVSSSDANFFSAPRETPQGINDFESFIRETGGILEPTKSQLEEYLSEKILPSSSKFDVLGWWKENSTNFHTLFKMASDVLSIPISTMASESTFSAGSKVIEPHRSCLKAETVEVLLCGADWVRELYDLKKSK